A genomic segment from Treponema sp. Marseille-Q3903 encodes:
- the def gene encoding peptide deformylase — translation MILKIIKLGEDILREKAEPVSEINDEIRKLADDMFETMLDADGVGLACPQVGKKLRMFVIIADDDVRRVFINPQIIKTSEQVCDYEEGCLSIPQVYETITRPQKVTIQAFNEKGRPFTLDADGFLARIIQHEYDHLEGIMYIDRGDKKFAEKTIEQFKKRAERAAEKSKLKEAKARKIAAKIAAKEAKNK, via the coding sequence ATGATTTTAAAAATAATAAAACTTGGTGAAGATATTTTGAGAGAAAAAGCCGAGCCCGTCTCGGAAATCAATGACGAAATTCGCAAGCTTGCGGACGACATGTTCGAAACAATGCTCGATGCAGATGGAGTTGGACTTGCCTGCCCTCAAGTCGGAAAAAAACTCAGGATGTTCGTTATCATTGCAGACGACGACGTTCGCCGAGTTTTTATCAATCCTCAGATTATCAAAACTTCTGAACAAGTTTGCGACTACGAAGAAGGCTGCCTGAGTATTCCTCAAGTTTATGAAACGATAACTCGGCCACAAAAAGTGACAATTCAAGCTTTCAACGAAAAAGGTCGTCCGTTTACGCTTGATGCCGACGGTTTTCTTGCACGCATAATTCAGCATGAATACGATCACCTTGAAGGAATTATGTATATTGACCGCGGTGACAAAAAATTCGCGGAAAAAACTATTGAACAGTTCAAAAAGCGTGCAGAACGCGCCGCAGAAAAATCAAAATTAAAAGAAGCAAAAGCAAGAAAAATCGCTGCAAAAATTGCGGCAAAGGAAGCAAAAAATAAATAA
- a CDS encoding PASTA domain-containing protein, producing MKKINLKFSFKDTYEKLQSNVWGILAFYVSALIIMAAIAFTVYFVNIKKPEKVLVPNVQGKKLEDALIEMQVKELYPKINMRYSDTPGDEGTILEQSPKAGAIVKGYSRVSLVVSRGVIVDKIDEYIGMNIDELKLKLQTLFAGQTRPLIVLAEPQYKPDASEAGTIIEQDPPAGTSISEPVTVTLIVSRGPNYDNTKVPNLIGQSVNDLLQTITRSKLVFDITAHKSDDSEKPGTVVSQQQFDSEYVPNYTRISVEMAMPSKPIEDNIYGILTETLANYPYPVPMKLEAVPYEGESYTILSFNHPGGNLTIPYAVPKGTTLVLSVVDKVVAKTTVN from the coding sequence ATGAAAAAAATCAACTTAAAATTCAGTTTTAAAGATACTTATGAAAAGCTTCAGTCAAATGTATGGGGAATTCTCGCATTTTATGTTTCAGCTTTGATAATCATGGCGGCAATAGCTTTTACGGTGTATTTTGTGAATATAAAAAAGCCTGAAAAAGTGCTTGTTCCAAACGTTCAAGGCAAAAAGCTTGAAGACGCTCTCATCGAAATGCAGGTAAAAGAGCTCTATCCAAAAATCAACATGCGTTATTCTGACACTCCGGGTGATGAAGGCACAATTCTTGAACAATCTCCGAAAGCCGGCGCAATTGTAAAAGGTTACAGCAGAGTTTCTCTTGTCGTAAGCCGCGGCGTAATTGTAGATAAAATTGATGAATACATAGGAATGAACATCGACGAGCTCAAGCTGAAACTTCAGACACTGTTCGCCGGTCAGACTCGCCCTCTGATTGTTCTGGCAGAACCTCAATATAAGCCCGATGCTTCTGAAGCCGGCACGATTATTGAACAGGATCCTCCTGCAGGCACAAGCATCTCAGAACCTGTCACTGTAACTTTAATTGTAAGCCGTGGGCCAAATTACGACAACACAAAAGTCCCTAATCTCATCGGACAGAGCGTAAACGATTTGCTCCAGACAATCACGAGGAGCAAACTCGTATTTGACATCACAGCGCATAAATCCGACGATTCAGAAAAACCCGGCACAGTTGTGAGCCAGCAGCAGTTTGACTCTGAATATGTGCCAAACTATACAAGAATCAGCGTAGAAATGGCGATGCCGTCTAAACCAATTGAAGACAACATCTACGGAATCTTGACGGAAACTCTTGCAAATTATCCGTATCCTGTTCCGATGAAACTAGAAGCAGTCCCTTACGAAGGCGAATCTTATACGATTTTAAGCTTCAACCATCCGGGTGGAAATCTCACAATTCCTTACGCAGTGCCAAAAGGAACAACGCTTGTTCTCTCAGTCGTAGATAAAGTTGTCGCAAAAACGACAGTAAACTGA
- the fmt gene encoding methionyl-tRNA formyltransferase: protein MKVLFAGSPAAARITLQYLYEKQSEYDFSIVGVLSNPPTAKGRHKTLTPTPVAEFAEEKNIPVITPEHLDESARNAIQPLGADFLISFAYGHIFGPKFLEMFSLGGINLHPSLLPKYRGCTPVTAAILNRDKQTAVTVQTLSLKMDEGNILAQTLVPLCGTETGESLLNYCASEGAKLICEVIKETCKEKKLPLGKVQHGEPSYTGIITKEDCKINWTESAQVIEAKIRAFYPEPACWCVYDGQPLKILAAKAISTDTMSCSSDTTTPSDLSNSSGSQIAANNAVAGTVLNYEKTTGINIKTGDGVLCVQQLQKQGKNKMDYKDFINGARDFIGTVLQ, encoded by the coding sequence ATGAAAGTGTTGTTTGCAGGAAGTCCGGCCGCAGCCCGCATTACATTGCAATATCTCTACGAAAAACAATCAGAATACGATTTTAGTATCGTAGGCGTTCTTTCAAATCCTCCGACGGCAAAAGGACGCCATAAAACTTTAACCCCGACTCCTGTTGCCGAATTTGCTGAAGAAAAAAATATACCGGTTATCACTCCTGAACACCTTGACGAATCTGCACGCAACGCAATTCAGCCGCTTGGAGCAGATTTTTTAATCAGCTTTGCTTATGGTCATATTTTCGGGCCGAAATTTCTTGAAATGTTTTCACTCGGAGGGATAAATCTACACCCTTCCCTTTTACCAAAATACAGAGGCTGCACGCCGGTAACAGCAGCGATATTAAACCGAGATAAACAGACCGCCGTTACCGTCCAGACTCTTAGCCTAAAAATGGACGAAGGAAATATCCTCGCTCAAACATTGGTGCCTCTGTGCGGGACGGAAACAGGCGAATCGCTTTTGAATTACTGCGCATCAGAAGGCGCCAAATTAATCTGCGAAGTTATAAAAGAAACTTGTAAAGAAAAAAAATTGCCTTTGGGAAAAGTCCAGCACGGAGAGCCGTCCTACACCGGAATTATCACAAAGGAAGATTGCAAAATCAACTGGACAGAATCTGCACAAGTGATCGAAGCAAAAATCAGAGCATTTTATCCCGAACCTGCATGCTGGTGCGTTTATGATGGACAACCGCTCAAGATACTCGCTGCAAAGGCAATTTCAACAGACACGATGTCCTGCTCGTCAGATACAACGACCCCATCAGACTTGTCAAACTCGTCGGGCTCACAAATTGCGGCAAACAATGCAGTTGCAGGAACTGTTTTAAACTACGAAAAAACGACCGGAATAAACATCAAAACAGGCGACGGCGTTCTGTGCGTTCAGCAATTACAAAAACAAGGAAAAAATAAGATGGATTATAAAGACTTTATCAACGGTGCACGCGATTTTATCGGCACTGTTTTACAATAA
- the rpiA gene encoding ribose-5-phosphate isomerase RpiA: protein MALSQSEQKILVANTAIDTLIEKGLIFSGMKIGLGTGSTAMPAVKRLAEHIKDGTLKDIKAVVTSFQTQNACQDYGIPVYSMNDRAIGGKLDLAIDGADEVDPECSCIKGGGAAHVREKIVEYNAKVFVVIADSSKSVKTIGTKFPVPVEVIAEARIPVENALNELGAVCVLREGVRKCGPVITDNGNQILDCTWKTPINVAEMETKIDEICGVVEVGLFSKNKPIVFISKEDGSVEIRNLK, encoded by the coding sequence ATGGCACTTTCACAGTCAGAGCAAAAAATATTGGTCGCAAACACGGCGATTGACACATTGATAGAAAAAGGACTTATTTTCAGCGGAATGAAAATTGGGCTTGGGACGGGCTCAACTGCAATGCCGGCGGTAAAAAGACTTGCCGAACACATAAAAGACGGCACTTTAAAAGACATAAAAGCCGTAGTGACAAGTTTTCAGACACAAAACGCATGTCAAGATTACGGCATCCCGGTTTATTCAATGAACGACAGGGCAATCGGCGGAAAACTCGACCTTGCAATCGACGGCGCTGATGAAGTCGACCCTGAATGCAGCTGCATAAAAGGAGGCGGAGCCGCACACGTCCGAGAAAAGATTGTTGAATACAATGCAAAAGTTTTTGTTGTGATTGCAGACTCTTCAAAATCGGTAAAAACAATCGGAACAAAATTTCCGGTTCCTGTCGAAGTGATTGCAGAAGCTAGAATCCCCGTTGAAAATGCTTTGAATGAACTCGGCGCAGTCTGTGTGCTGCGCGAAGGTGTTAGAAAATGCGGACCTGTCATCACAGACAACGGAAACCAGATTCTCGACTGCACGTGGAAAACTCCGATAAATGTCGCTGAAATGGAAACCAAAATCGATGAAATTTGTGGTGTCGTAGAAGTAGGACTTTTTTCAAAAAATAAGCCTATCGTCTTCATTTCAAAAGAAGACGGCTCAGTCGAAATCAGAAACCTAAAATAA
- the hisIE gene encoding bifunctional phosphoribosyl-AMP cyclohydrolase/phosphoribosyl-ATP diphosphatase HisIE, with protein MVISSIDLKNGHVVQLKNGKELVLQRDDADDLISKFDMYGEVAIIDLDAALGNVDSKGNTVNTELLKSLLHKGNVRTGGGIRTVKRARELISLGAEKVIIGSSAWKTEPKPGESVINEDFLNELETAIGKDRIIISVDSINGKIAVKGWTQIVDISLVEGAKQAEKFCSELLFTCVEREGCMQGTDIDYVRQLRDAVKCRVVVAGGVSSVEEIKQLEKMNCDVQLGMALYTDKVDLKDSFIACLDFEKMPLIPVIAQSVNGEVLMQGFANEQAVRKSFDCGKLTFWSRSRNEIWTKGETSKNFLNIVRMRVDCDRDCILATVIPDGPSCHTGSWTCFTTAPDEKSSMGRLYNIIADRFKNPKPGSYTATLDAKRVREKIEEEAEELCEAEGKNEVIWEAADLMYFVNVLMYKEGVTWKDVYDELDRRHKEH; from the coding sequence ATGGTAATATCTTCTATTGACTTAAAAAACGGACATGTCGTTCAACTCAAAAACGGAAAAGAACTTGTACTTCAGCGAGATGACGCTGATGATTTAATCAGTAAGTTCGACATGTATGGAGAAGTTGCAATAATTGACCTTGATGCAGCTCTCGGAAACGTCGATTCAAAAGGAAATACTGTAAACACTGAGCTCCTAAAGTCTCTTTTACACAAAGGAAATGTTCGCACAGGCGGTGGAATAAGAACGGTAAAACGAGCGCGAGAGCTCATAAGTCTTGGAGCGGAAAAAGTTATAATCGGTTCAAGCGCATGGAAAACAGAGCCAAAGCCGGGCGAATCTGTGATAAATGAAGATTTTTTAAATGAACTTGAAACTGCAATTGGAAAAGACAGAATAATTATTTCCGTTGACTCTATAAACGGGAAAATTGCGGTAAAAGGCTGGACACAAATTGTCGACATCTCTCTTGTTGAAGGCGCAAAACAAGCCGAAAAATTCTGTTCAGAGCTTCTTTTTACTTGCGTTGAAAGAGAAGGCTGCATGCAGGGAACCGACATCGATTACGTTCGTCAGCTTCGAGATGCAGTCAAATGCCGTGTAGTCGTTGCCGGCGGAGTTTCCTCTGTAGAAGAAATCAAGCAGCTCGAAAAAATGAACTGCGACGTCCAGCTTGGAATGGCTCTCTATACAGATAAAGTGGACTTGAAAGATTCATTTATCGCATGTCTTGATTTTGAAAAAATGCCTTTAATTCCGGTGATTGCGCAGAGCGTAAACGGTGAAGTTTTGATGCAGGGATTTGCAAATGAACAAGCCGTTCGGAAATCTTTTGACTGCGGAAAGTTGACGTTTTGGAGCCGTTCACGAAATGAGATTTGGACAAAAGGTGAAACAAGCAAAAACTTTCTCAACATCGTAAGGATGAGAGTTGACTGCGACCGCGATTGTATCCTTGCGACAGTTATTCCTGACGGTCCTTCATGTCACACAGGAAGTTGGACGTGCTTTACGACAGCTCCCGACGAAAAATCAAGCATGGGCAGATTGTACAACATCATCGCCGACAGATTTAAAAATCCAAAACCCGGCAGTTACACAGCAACTTTAGATGCAAAACGCGTGCGTGAAAAAATAGAAGAAGAAGCGGAAGAGCTTTGTGAAGCAGAAGGAAAAAATGAAGTTATATGGGAAGCAGCCGATTTAATGTACTTTGTAAACGTCCTGATGTATAAAGAAGGCGTAACATGGAAAGATGTCTACGACGAACTTGACCGCAGGCACAAGGAACATTAA
- a CDS encoding RluA family pseudouridine synthase — MLQQIAQESTERAGQGLMIGCLVCWNPNTKSRVILYAVSGSSKIPVTKNHAQNEIFVPSLVSPEKINKALEKNDLKIHQLTDKINEIAKKLRNEKSLAADELKKLQKKIAAKRTKLTTQSLKKVFSLYNFTRFDGKKVSLNQIIEEHKNKLPPTGTGDCCAPKLLSYAFENGLEPVSMDEVFYGRSAKSKINGQSYPPCDERCGYILPSILGVEILYRDNDIIVINKQSGLLSVPGKESKKSDCAESRIKKLFPYCITQPATHRLDMETSGILILAFNKESHRNLNMQFSQGKIKKKYVALLDGILHGKQNGHLELKFRLDADNRPYQIYDEVNGKLGITDWEKIRVQTLINPETGLKKKVTRIEFFPQTGKTHQLRLAASNKKGLGMPIVGDTLYGRCLKGEHLMLHAAHIEFIHPTSKELMTFDCPPDF, encoded by the coding sequence ATGTTGCAGCAAATTGCACAAGAGAGTACGGAACGAGCCGGACAAGGGCTGATGATAGGCTGCCTTGTATGCTGGAATCCAAATACAAAAAGCCGCGTAATCCTCTATGCAGTCAGCGGCAGCAGCAAAATTCCAGTCACTAAAAATCATGCACAAAACGAGATATTCGTTCCCTCACTAGTCTCTCCTGAAAAAATCAACAAAGCGCTTGAGAAAAATGATTTAAAAATCCATCAGCTTACAGACAAAATCAATGAAATTGCAAAAAAACTTCGTAATGAAAAATCACTTGCTGCTGATGAATTGAAAAAACTACAAAAGAAAATAGCCGCAAAACGGACAAAACTGACAACTCAATCGCTAAAAAAAGTTTTCTCGTTATATAATTTTACTCGCTTTGACGGCAAAAAAGTATCGTTGAATCAAATAATAGAAGAGCACAAAAACAAACTTCCGCCGACAGGAACAGGAGACTGCTGCGCTCCAAAACTTTTATCTTATGCATTTGAAAACGGATTAGAACCTGTAAGCATGGACGAAGTTTTTTACGGCAGGAGCGCAAAGTCAAAAATCAATGGACAGTCATATCCGCCATGCGACGAAAGATGCGGTTATATACTGCCGTCAATTTTGGGAGTGGAGATTCTTTACAGAGACAACGACATAATCGTCATAAATAAACAGTCGGGTTTACTTTCAGTTCCGGGAAAAGAAAGCAAAAAATCTGATTGCGCCGAATCGAGAATAAAAAAATTGTTTCCGTATTGCATAACGCAGCCTGCAACACACCGGCTAGACATGGAAACGTCGGGAATATTGATCCTCGCATTCAACAAGGAATCTCATAGAAATCTAAATATGCAGTTTTCGCAGGGCAAAATTAAAAAAAAATATGTTGCATTGCTCGACGGCATTTTGCACGGAAAACAAAATGGTCATCTGGAATTAAAATTTAGACTGGATGCGGACAACAGACCATACCAGATTTATGATGAAGTGAATGGAAAATTGGGAATTACCGACTGGGAAAAAATACGCGTTCAAACGCTGATAAATCCTGAAACAGGACTCAAAAAAAAAGTGACAAGGATAGAGTTTTTCCCACAGACAGGAAAAACACACCAACTCAGGCTTGCAGCAAGCAACAAAAAAGGACTCGGCATGCCAATAGTCGGAGATACACTTTACGGCAGATGCCTAAAAGGCGAGCATTTGATGCTGCATGCAGCCCACATTGAATTCATTCATCCGACGAGCAAAGAGTTGATGACGTTCGACTGCCCTCCAGATTTTTAA
- the aroE gene encoding shikimate dehydrogenase, which produces MNQPLICMTLTGRTLEEDVNLVKKYEKQVDIVELRVDCLSEDEQFYARRFPTMIQLPCILTIRRDIDGGKFTGGEFSRTNLFARALAFANEDKSRNFAFVDFEDDYHIPSIQDTAMAFGIKIIRSTHVMNPVEVNIKGRYEKMRKTGYEIPKIAFTPRSLDDVTSLFSQSREITDYEHILCAMGPEGLPSRILAAFSNSFLTYVSPNETIDCMKDIGHIDMLTLTNIYRFKNISKKTKLFGITGWPLIKTLSPKIHNAGYQKHNIDAVYIPIRTPDISKALNFCDRMKVNGLSVTIPHKESVLYYLGEQSPEVVQIGACNTIVKNGDKWCGYNTDATGFQRALEEFIGSEKIKRRKVAVIGAGGAAKAVVYALKQMGAKVCIFNRTEEHAQQLADRYGFNYCKLDTHCIEKLDEYSSLIIQTTSVGMNSEDKSSNELDPIFFYKFRGDEMVFDLIYTPSTTPLMLRASKKGCRTCNGYKMLEYQAYEQFKLFTGKEY; this is translated from the coding sequence ATGAACCAGCCGTTGATTTGTATGACGCTTACAGGACGCACTCTTGAAGAAGATGTAAATCTTGTAAAAAAATATGAAAAACAAGTTGATATCGTTGAGCTCCGCGTAGATTGCCTTTCTGAAGACGAACAGTTTTATGCAAGACGATTCCCGACAATGATACAGCTGCCTTGTATTTTGACTATCAGGCGCGATATTGATGGCGGTAAATTTACGGGTGGAGAATTTTCAAGAACAAACCTTTTTGCCCGTGCCCTTGCTTTTGCAAATGAAGACAAATCTCGAAACTTTGCATTTGTAGATTTTGAAGACGACTATCATATCCCAAGCATTCAGGATACGGCGATGGCGTTCGGAATAAAAATAATCAGAAGTACACATGTGATGAATCCTGTTGAAGTGAATATCAAAGGCAGATATGAAAAAATGCGCAAAACAGGATATGAAATTCCAAAGATTGCGTTTACACCTCGTTCGCTCGATGATGTTACAAGCCTCTTTTCGCAATCTAGAGAAATAACTGATTACGAACATATTTTGTGTGCGATGGGTCCGGAAGGGCTTCCGTCAAGGATTTTGGCAGCTTTTTCAAATTCATTTTTGACGTATGTTTCTCCTAACGAGACAATCGACTGCATGAAAGATATCGGGCATATCGACATGCTTACGCTGACCAATATTTATCGTTTTAAAAATATTTCAAAAAAAACTAAATTATTTGGAATAACAGGTTGGCCGCTTATTAAAACTTTAAGTCCCAAAATCCACAATGCGGGCTATCAAAAGCACAACATCGATGCAGTTTACATTCCAATAAGAACACCAGACATTTCAAAGGCTTTGAATTTTTGCGATCGCATGAAAGTAAACGGGCTTTCGGTTACAATTCCGCACAAAGAATCTGTACTTTATTATTTAGGGGAGCAGTCACCCGAAGTTGTACAGATTGGAGCTTGCAACACGATTGTAAAGAACGGCGACAAGTGGTGCGGTTACAACACCGATGCGACAGGATTCCAAAGAGCATTGGAAGAATTTATTGGCTCAGAAAAAATCAAACGTCGCAAAGTCGCAGTGATAGGAGCAGGAGGAGCGGCAAAAGCTGTCGTATATGCACTAAAACAGATGGGGGCAAAAGTCTGCATCTTCAACAGAACAGAAGAGCACGCTCAACAGCTTGCAGATAGATATGGTTTTAATTACTGCAAATTAGACACCCATTGCATTGAAAAACTTGACGAATATTCTTCACTGATAATCCAGACAACTTCAGTCGGAATGAATTCGGAAGATAAATCAAGCAATGAACTCGACCCAATTTTCTTCTACAAATTCCGTGGAGACGAGATGGTTTTTGATTTAATTTACACCCCATCTACGACGCCGCTAATGTTGAGAGCATCAAAGAAAGGATGCAGAACTTGCAACGGATACAAAATGCTTGAATATCAGGCGTACGAACAATTTAAGCTTTTTACAGGAAAAGAATATTAA
- the hisD gene encoding histidinol dehydrogenase, which translates to MIKIQNINDVEEDFFKPRAFEDSNEVVMSVLEEVQKRGDAALRLYGQKFDVAVPAQFEVPQAELKAAAEKLKIEKRDVYDAIVYSHDLALRFANLQRKSFKDFEEELAPGLITGQRIIPVDTAGCYVPAGRFPLVSTVIMTVTPAVAAGVKNVIICTPPRVHPDDAVEAGKTGSGISGKAFVGGKPYADEGIMAAAYICKVNHLYAVGGAQGIAAMAYGTESIPQADVIVGPGNKFVAAAKRAVFGTVGIDMVAGPTEVLIIADKSANPEWVAADLLAQAEHDTVAQPILVTDSVELADKVREAIEAQLETLTTKAIARKSIDNCGRIIIVNNIENAVEVANRKAPEHLEIAMEKSELRDKIESELHNYGSLFIGHYSAEVFGDYAAGLNHTLPTSGTAKYTGGLSVRMFLKTVTTLRAENGKAGMLKSAAAASYLGDCEGLSGHARAARIRIEK; encoded by the coding sequence ATGATAAAGATACAAAATATAAATGATGTTGAAGAAGATTTTTTTAAGCCCCGCGCTTTTGAAGATTCTAATGAAGTTGTGATGTCGGTTCTTGAAGAAGTTCAAAAAAGAGGAGATGCCGCACTTCGACTTTATGGACAGAAATTTGACGTAGCTGTTCCTGCACAATTTGAAGTTCCGCAGGCTGAATTAAAAGCTGCCGCAGAAAAACTCAAAATAGAAAAACGAGATGTTTACGACGCTATCGTCTATTCCCACGATTTGGCATTGCGTTTTGCAAACTTGCAGCGCAAATCATTTAAAGATTTTGAAGAAGAACTTGCGCCCGGTCTTATCACAGGTCAGAGGATAATTCCAGTAGATACGGCAGGATGTTATGTTCCAGCAGGACGGTTCCCTCTTGTTTCAACCGTTATCATGACAGTAACTCCGGCAGTTGCCGCAGGAGTAAAAAATGTAATCATCTGTACACCGCCTCGCGTTCACCCCGATGATGCAGTTGAAGCCGGAAAAACAGGAAGCGGAATATCTGGAAAAGCTTTCGTCGGAGGAAAACCTTATGCCGATGAAGGAATAATGGCTGCAGCATACATCTGCAAAGTCAATCACCTTTATGCGGTAGGCGGCGCACAAGGAATTGCAGCTATGGCTTACGGCACGGAAAGCATTCCTCAGGCAGACGTAATAGTCGGACCTGGAAATAAATTTGTAGCAGCAGCAAAACGCGCCGTATTTGGCACAGTTGGAATCGATATGGTAGCAGGACCTACAGAAGTATTGATCATCGCAGACAAATCAGCAAATCCTGAATGGGTTGCAGCCGATTTACTTGCACAGGCAGAGCATGACACTGTTGCACAGCCGATACTCGTGACAGACAGCGTAGAGCTCGCTGACAAAGTCAGAGAAGCAATTGAAGCTCAGCTTGAAACCCTCACAACAAAAGCGATCGCTCGCAAAAGCATAGACAACTGCGGACGCATCATAATAGTAAACAATATTGAAAATGCTGTGGAAGTTGCAAACAGAAAAGCACCTGAACATCTTGAAATCGCAATGGAAAAATCAGAGCTTCGGGACAAAATCGAAAGCGAATTGCACAATTATGGCTCTCTTTTCATAGGACATTATTCTGCAGAAGTCTTTGGAGATTACGCAGCAGGACTGAATCACACTCTTCCAACATCAGGAACGGCAAAATACACAGGCGGTTTGAGCGTGCGGATGTTCTTAAAAACTGTTACAACACTTCGTGCCGAAAACGGAAAGGCGGGAATGCTAAAAAGCGCAGCAGCCGCATCTTATCTGGGAGATTGCGAAGGTCTTTCAGGTCATGCGCGTGCCGCTAGAATTAGGATAGAAAAATGA
- a CDS encoding ribonuclease catalytic domain-containing protein, with product MNKLAVVLYKSQAAVIADRDGEKYIIKFCTQSATSTGKKAVYGEQKVREKDVVLLHQGPCSSLETVLDFSDSELQNQIDETYELLQSDISTATAPLSICELAEYARGSFDADSSWAFYSAVLSNSHFVLNAEEFKNGKIIFTPRTQSEIDAINKKNYEKEHEAEIHSAFITRLKNKKLDLPDDAKYMGEVEAFALCKTDKCKVMQEAGISLTIEKAHKLLIDTGIWDITKNPYPTRFGFSFDSAKEQLGSMPEEERLEVPGTAYAIDSEDSADPDDAVAFDGEYLWVHIADPASSVAPDSKIDIAARNRGTTLYIPEGTSRMLSESCLEDYALGLKTACRALSFRIKLDDESQIEDCAVFKTKINVKRLTYKNAEENKESSELKPFFEIAEKNKERREKAGAVTIQMPEVSITVNRETKKVTVQEDVKYSSNDMVAELMILAGEGAACFAFKNQIPFPYVSQESPEFPDNLPGGWAGQFARVKCMRRRSVGITPAPHAGLGVSFYSQVTSPLRRYGDLIAHEQLRAFLAGHRLMTKDEMLEKVSAGDEASVAARKASRFSETHWKLIYLLQNPDNVFDGYCIDKRGTDALFLIPSIDMQATIKNCDDVNLNDKIELKVSDVDIPNQKVLFHR from the coding sequence ATGAATAAATTAGCAGTTGTACTTTACAAAAGTCAGGCAGCAGTCATTGCCGACCGTGACGGTGAAAAATATATCATAAAATTCTGCACGCAGAGCGCAACTTCCACAGGGAAAAAAGCAGTTTACGGAGAGCAAAAAGTCCGCGAAAAAGATGTCGTCCTCCTTCACCAAGGACCGTGTTCTTCTTTGGAAACTGTGCTTGATTTTTCAGACAGTGAACTTCAAAATCAGATAGACGAAACTTACGAACTTTTGCAGAGTGACATATCTACGGCGACTGCGCCATTGTCAATCTGCGAACTCGCTGAATATGCACGCGGAAGTTTTGATGCAGATTCAAGCTGGGCATTTTATTCGGCTGTATTAAGCAACTCTCATTTTGTCTTAAATGCCGAAGAATTTAAAAACGGCAAAATTATTTTTACGCCGCGAACACAATCTGAAATCGATGCAATAAATAAAAAAAACTACGAAAAAGAACACGAAGCGGAAATTCACTCCGCATTTATAACACGGTTGAAAAATAAAAAACTCGACCTTCCTGACGATGCAAAATACATGGGTGAAGTTGAAGCTTTTGCTCTTTGCAAGACAGATAAATGCAAAGTGATGCAAGAAGCGGGAATCTCTTTGACGATAGAGAAAGCTCATAAACTTCTTATAGATACGGGAATCTGGGATATCACAAAAAATCCGTATCCTACACGATTTGGGTTCAGCTTTGACTCGGCAAAAGAGCAGCTTGGCTCTATGCCAGAAGAAGAACGCCTCGAAGTTCCCGGAACGGCTTATGCAATCGACAGTGAAGATTCTGCAGACCCTGATGATGCAGTTGCTTTTGACGGAGAATATCTTTGGGTTCACATCGCAGACCCTGCTTCCTCAGTTGCTCCTGATTCTAAAATAGATATTGCAGCGAGAAATCGCGGTACGACTTTGTATATTCCTGAAGGCACTTCCAGAATGCTCTCCGAAAGTTGCCTTGAAGATTATGCTCTTGGCTTAAAGACAGCATGCCGTGCGTTATCTTTTAGAATTAAACTAGATGATGAAAGCCAGATAGAAGATTGTGCCGTTTTCAAAACTAAAATCAACGTCAAAAGGCTTACTTACAAAAATGCTGAAGAAAATAAAGAAAGTTCTGAGTTAAAGCCTTTTTTTGAAATTGCTGAAAAAAATAAAGAGCGCCGAGAAAAGGCAGGAGCAGTGACTATTCAGATGCCCGAAGTTTCAATAACAGTAAACCGCGAGACAAAAAAAGTCACAGTTCAAGAAGATGTAAAATACAGCTCTAACGATATGGTTGCGGAACTCATGATTCTTGCAGGCGAAGGTGCAGCGTGTTTTGCCTTTAAAAATCAGATCCCTTTTCCGTATGTCAGTCAGGAATCTCCTGAATTTCCTGACAATCTTCCCGGCGGCTGGGCAGGTCAATTTGCACGAGTGAAATGCATGCGCCGCCGCTCGGTTGGTATCACTCCAGCTCCTCATGCAGGGCTTGGAGTTTCGTTTTATAGTCAGGTGACATCCCCGTTGCGCCGCTATGGAGACTTGATTGCTCACGAACAGTTGCGCGCTTTTCTGGCCGGTCACCGCCTTATGACAAAAGACGAAATGCTTGAAAAAGTTTCTGCCGGCGATGAAGCGTCCGTTGCGGCTCGCAAAGCTAGCAGATTCAGCGAAACACACTGGAAGCTGATTTATCTTTTACAAAATCCCGACAATGTTTTTGACGGCTACTGCATAGATAAGAGGGGAACAGATGCGTTGTTTTTAATCCCTTCTATCGACATGCAGGCGACAATTAAAAATTGTGATGATGTGAATCTAAACGATAAGATTGAACTTAAAGTGTCAGATGTAGATATCCCAAATCAAAAAGTTTTGTTCCACAGATGA